A single Ziziphus jujuba cultivar Dongzao chromosome 11, ASM3175591v1 DNA region contains:
- the LOC107432422 gene encoding uncharacterized protein LOC107432422 isoform X1: MKEVDKSKITNNNQTRRSKRTERRDQKLNQRNSGKTLNGKDSQSRASYSKPDSSTLVSDLNTGTEPSEVYENMVIHYVDDVNRFEEPSQDLKANEMISKEIMEEVLDGNSTDLDGEHKQGKEEVSDPETTKDSLSSQGDPLTTEDEKAEKVSKVAKSNAKSNSIASSQRGSKEKSDREISKPQARALRNTPKKSNNANGKPSRVTTKNSYQSNSKSVNVPSKPSSESSEGLDDKPAEEVKGSDTLDEIPNGAQLDEISNGFQLDETTNGAHSDEISNGAHSDETSYGAHLDENSNGENLDETSNGAHLDKTLPGAQNVGSDDDAVYAEENGEHQFETSLQKKIEEMEMRIEKLEEELREVAALEISLYSIVPEHGSSAHKVHTPARRLSRLYIHACKHWTQYKRATIAKNTVSGLILIAKSCGNDVPRLTFWLSNTVVLREVISQAFGGSCNSSPATKFAKSHGNGKGNEMKSTALKWKGSPGSKQINGFMQFVDDWQETGTFTAALEKVESWIFSRIVESVWWQAMTPNMQSPVDNLSNDKTSGRLLGPALGDQQQGSFSISLWKNAFQDASQRLCPLRAGGHECGCLPLLARMVMEQCVARLDVAMFNAILRESAHEIPTDPVSDPILDPKVLPIPAGDLSFGSGAQLKNSVGSWSRWLTDMFGMDADDAPQEDDDGQGGDGEPKSFLLLNSLSDLLMLPKDMLMDRSIRKEVCPSISLPLIKRILCNFTPDEFCPDAVPGAVLEALNAESIVERRLSGDSLRSFPYAAAPVVYTPPPSTAVAEKISEAGGRSELTRNVSVLQRKGYTSDEELEELDCPLASIIEKLPSSPNNIENGNGKHKEDTRQTCLNERYELLLEVWSV; encoded by the exons ATGAAGGAGGTTGACAAaagtaaaattacaaataataaccAGACAAGGCGCTCTAAAAGAACTGAAAGGAGAGACCAAAAACTTAATCAACGGAATTCAGGCAAAACTTTGAATGGAAAAGACAGTCAATCTAGAGCATCTTATTCTAAACCAGACTCCAGTACTTTAGTAAGTGACTTGAACACGGGCACAGAGCCCTCTGAAGTTTATGAAAACATGGTTATACATTATGTGGATGATGTCAACAGGTTTGAAGAGCCATCTCAAGATCTGAAAGCCAATGAAATGATTTCCAAAGAGATCATGGAGGAAGTTTTAGATGGGAATTCTACTGATTTGGACGGAGAGCATAAGCAGGGGAAGGAAGAGGTTTCAGATCCTGAGACGACAAAGGATTCCTTATCATCTCAAGGGGATCCACTGACAACTGAGGATGAGAAAGCAGAAAAAGTTTCAAAAGTTGCAAAAAGTAATGCGAAGAGTAATTCAATAGCAAGCAGTCAACGAGGATCCAAGGAGAAATCTGATCGTGAAATTAGCAAACCACAAGCCAGGGCATTACGTAATACTCCCAAAAAATCTAATAATGCAAATGGAAAGCCTTCAAGAGTTACCACCAAAAACTCCTATCAAAGCAATTCTAAAAGTGTCAATGTTCCTTCTAAACCTTCATCAGAATCCTCTGAGGGACTTGATGATAAGCCTGCTGAAGAGGTGAAAGGAAGTGATACCTTGGATGAGATCCCAAATGGTGCTCAGTTGGATGAGATCTCTAACGGCTTCCAACTGGATGAAACCACAAATGGTGCACACTCAGATGAGATTTCGAATGGTGCACACTCGGATGAGACCTCATATGGTGCGCACCTGGATGAGAACTCAAATGGTGAAAACCTGGATGAGACCTCAAATGGTGCACACCTGGATAAGACTTTACCTGGTGCCCAGAATGTTGGAAGTGACGATGATGCAGTTTATGCTGAAGAAAATGGTGAACATCAGTTTGAGACTTCTTTGCAAAAAAAGATTGAAGAAATGGAAATGAGAATTGAGAAACTTGAAGAAGAACTGCGAGAAGTTGCAGCTCTTGAAATTTCTCTCTATTCCATAGTACCAGAGCATGGGAGCTCTGCACATAAAGTGCACACACCTGCTCGCCGCCTTTCTAGACTTTATATTCATGCTTGCAAGCATTGGACCCAGTATAAGCGAGCAACAATTGCTAAAAACACTGTATCTGGGCTTATTTTGATTGCAAAATCATGTGGTAATGATGTCCCAAG GTTGACCTTCTGGTTATCAAACACTGTTGTGCTAAGGGAAGTCATTTCTCAAGCATTTGGTGGTTCCTGCAACTCAAGTCCAGCAACGAAGTTTGCTAAGTCACATGGGAATGGCAAGGGAAATGAAATGAAGTCTACAGCACTGAAATGGAAGGGGAGTCCTGGtagtaaacaaataaatggtTTTATGCAGTTTGTTGATGATTGGCAGGAGACAGGGACTTTCACTGCTGCACTAGAGAAAGTTGAATCCTGGATTTTCTCACGGATAGTTGAGTCAGTTTGGTGGCAG GCTATGACTCCAAATATGCAATCTCCAGTTGATAACTTGTCCAATGATAAGACCTCTGGAAGACTGCTGGGACCAGCCCTGGGTGATCAGCAGCAAGGCAGCTTTTCTATCAGTCTGTGGAAAAATGCTTTCCAGGATGCCTCTCAACGACTCTGTCCTCTTCGAGCTGGGGGACATGAGTGTGGTTGCTTGCCTCTGTTGGCGAGAATG GTTATGGAACAATGTGTTGCCAGACTTGATGTAGCAATGTTCAATGCTATTTTGCGTGAGTCAGCTCATGAGATCCCTACTGATCCAGTGTCTGATCCCATCCTGGATCCCAAGGTTCTACCTATTCCAGCTGGGGATTTGAGTTTTGGTTCTGGTGCACAACTTAAAAATTCT GTTGGAAGTTGGTCTCGATGGCTAACTGACATGTTCGGCATGGATGCTGATGATGCCCCGCAAGAAGATGATGACGGGCAGGGTGGAGATGGTGAACCTAAATCCTTCCTTCTTCTTAATTCCCTGAGTGATCTTCTGATGCTTCCAAAAGACATGCTTATGGACCGATCAATAAGAAAGGAG GTATGCCCATCAATTAGTCTTCCATTGATCAAGCGCATACTTTGCAACTTCACTCCAGATGAGTTCTGTCCAGATGCAGTTCCAGGTGCTGTGTTGGAGGCTCTAAATGCTGAG AGCATTGTGGAGCGGAGATTGTCAGGGGACTCCCTAAGAAGCTTCCCTTATGCAGCGGCACCAGTTGTGTATACCCCTCCTCCATCTACTGCAGTGGCAGAAAAGATTTCAGAGGCAGGAGGGAGATCTGAATTGACAAGAAATGTATCTGTTCTACAGAGAAAGGGATATACCAGTGATGAGGAACTTGAGGAGTTAGATTGTCCTCTTGCTTCCATCATTGAAAAATTGCCATCATCACCAAATAACATagaaaatggaaatggaaaacACAAGGAGGATACAAGGCAGACCTGCCTAAATGAAAGGTATGAGCTCCTCCTTGAGGTCTGGTCTGTATGA
- the LOC107432422 gene encoding uncharacterized protein LOC107432422 isoform X2: MISKEIMEEVLDGNSTDLDGEHKQGKEEVSDPETTKDSLSSQGDPLTTEDEKAEKVSKVAKSNAKSNSIASSQRGSKEKSDREISKPQARALRNTPKKSNNANGKPSRVTTKNSYQSNSKSVNVPSKPSSESSEGLDDKPAEEVKGSDTLDEIPNGAQLDEISNGFQLDETTNGAHSDEISNGAHSDETSYGAHLDENSNGENLDETSNGAHLDKTLPGAQNVGSDDDAVYAEENGEHQFETSLQKKIEEMEMRIEKLEEELREVAALEISLYSIVPEHGSSAHKVHTPARRLSRLYIHACKHWTQYKRATIAKNTVSGLILIAKSCGNDVPRLTFWLSNTVVLREVISQAFGGSCNSSPATKFAKSHGNGKGNEMKSTALKWKGSPGSKQINGFMQFVDDWQETGTFTAALEKVESWIFSRIVESVWWQAMTPNMQSPVDNLSNDKTSGRLLGPALGDQQQGSFSISLWKNAFQDASQRLCPLRAGGHECGCLPLLARMVMEQCVARLDVAMFNAILRESAHEIPTDPVSDPILDPKVLPIPAGDLSFGSGAQLKNSVGSWSRWLTDMFGMDADDAPQEDDDGQGGDGEPKSFLLLNSLSDLLMLPKDMLMDRSIRKEVCPSISLPLIKRILCNFTPDEFCPDAVPGAVLEALNAESIVERRLSGDSLRSFPYAAAPVVYTPPPSTAVAEKISEAGGRSELTRNVSVLQRKGYTSDEELEELDCPLASIIEKLPSSPNNIENGNGKHKEDTRQTCLNERYELLLEVWSV, from the exons ATGATTTCCAAAGAGATCATGGAGGAAGTTTTAGATGGGAATTCTACTGATTTGGACGGAGAGCATAAGCAGGGGAAGGAAGAGGTTTCAGATCCTGAGACGACAAAGGATTCCTTATCATCTCAAGGGGATCCACTGACAACTGAGGATGAGAAAGCAGAAAAAGTTTCAAAAGTTGCAAAAAGTAATGCGAAGAGTAATTCAATAGCAAGCAGTCAACGAGGATCCAAGGAGAAATCTGATCGTGAAATTAGCAAACCACAAGCCAGGGCATTACGTAATACTCCCAAAAAATCTAATAATGCAAATGGAAAGCCTTCAAGAGTTACCACCAAAAACTCCTATCAAAGCAATTCTAAAAGTGTCAATGTTCCTTCTAAACCTTCATCAGAATCCTCTGAGGGACTTGATGATAAGCCTGCTGAAGAGGTGAAAGGAAGTGATACCTTGGATGAGATCCCAAATGGTGCTCAGTTGGATGAGATCTCTAACGGCTTCCAACTGGATGAAACCACAAATGGTGCACACTCAGATGAGATTTCGAATGGTGCACACTCGGATGAGACCTCATATGGTGCGCACCTGGATGAGAACTCAAATGGTGAAAACCTGGATGAGACCTCAAATGGTGCACACCTGGATAAGACTTTACCTGGTGCCCAGAATGTTGGAAGTGACGATGATGCAGTTTATGCTGAAGAAAATGGTGAACATCAGTTTGAGACTTCTTTGCAAAAAAAGATTGAAGAAATGGAAATGAGAATTGAGAAACTTGAAGAAGAACTGCGAGAAGTTGCAGCTCTTGAAATTTCTCTCTATTCCATAGTACCAGAGCATGGGAGCTCTGCACATAAAGTGCACACACCTGCTCGCCGCCTTTCTAGACTTTATATTCATGCTTGCAAGCATTGGACCCAGTATAAGCGAGCAACAATTGCTAAAAACACTGTATCTGGGCTTATTTTGATTGCAAAATCATGTGGTAATGATGTCCCAAG GTTGACCTTCTGGTTATCAAACACTGTTGTGCTAAGGGAAGTCATTTCTCAAGCATTTGGTGGTTCCTGCAACTCAAGTCCAGCAACGAAGTTTGCTAAGTCACATGGGAATGGCAAGGGAAATGAAATGAAGTCTACAGCACTGAAATGGAAGGGGAGTCCTGGtagtaaacaaataaatggtTTTATGCAGTTTGTTGATGATTGGCAGGAGACAGGGACTTTCACTGCTGCACTAGAGAAAGTTGAATCCTGGATTTTCTCACGGATAGTTGAGTCAGTTTGGTGGCAG GCTATGACTCCAAATATGCAATCTCCAGTTGATAACTTGTCCAATGATAAGACCTCTGGAAGACTGCTGGGACCAGCCCTGGGTGATCAGCAGCAAGGCAGCTTTTCTATCAGTCTGTGGAAAAATGCTTTCCAGGATGCCTCTCAACGACTCTGTCCTCTTCGAGCTGGGGGACATGAGTGTGGTTGCTTGCCTCTGTTGGCGAGAATG GTTATGGAACAATGTGTTGCCAGACTTGATGTAGCAATGTTCAATGCTATTTTGCGTGAGTCAGCTCATGAGATCCCTACTGATCCAGTGTCTGATCCCATCCTGGATCCCAAGGTTCTACCTATTCCAGCTGGGGATTTGAGTTTTGGTTCTGGTGCACAACTTAAAAATTCT GTTGGAAGTTGGTCTCGATGGCTAACTGACATGTTCGGCATGGATGCTGATGATGCCCCGCAAGAAGATGATGACGGGCAGGGTGGAGATGGTGAACCTAAATCCTTCCTTCTTCTTAATTCCCTGAGTGATCTTCTGATGCTTCCAAAAGACATGCTTATGGACCGATCAATAAGAAAGGAG GTATGCCCATCAATTAGTCTTCCATTGATCAAGCGCATACTTTGCAACTTCACTCCAGATGAGTTCTGTCCAGATGCAGTTCCAGGTGCTGTGTTGGAGGCTCTAAATGCTGAG AGCATTGTGGAGCGGAGATTGTCAGGGGACTCCCTAAGAAGCTTCCCTTATGCAGCGGCACCAGTTGTGTATACCCCTCCTCCATCTACTGCAGTGGCAGAAAAGATTTCAGAGGCAGGAGGGAGATCTGAATTGACAAGAAATGTATCTGTTCTACAGAGAAAGGGATATACCAGTGATGAGGAACTTGAGGAGTTAGATTGTCCTCTTGCTTCCATCATTGAAAAATTGCCATCATCACCAAATAACATagaaaatggaaatggaaaacACAAGGAGGATACAAGGCAGACCTGCCTAAATGAAAGGTATGAGCTCCTCCTTGAGGTCTGGTCTGTATGA
- the LOC112488887 gene encoding AP2-like ethylene-responsive transcription factor PLT1 — translation MKGMKAVTNFDLNHYDIQSILESSKLPIGKGASKLLKKASVNDLLQKKKNNGKHPILQLHILDSSDTCNDPNPLLQYSLEQIPNHNNNNNTNSSSILNPEVGNYFNPSNGNVSNFGIGLQNNGSEIPGKNYTDHGLQRGVNQQIQPISETEGFQFYGNQPQYQNPNFPLVFSGYQNPCFQTNHPSFLQLLNGVGGNGSMSNAANLSGNINGGSSMSQAYPSSVHDGLAFNVQNGIQRSENLPNSVVFNGGSGMMETNENSNADKSKDVRTNGGQLGIERSYKLDSDILPSWLEIFLKNSGTSASNA, via the coding sequence ATGAAAGGAATGAAAGCTGTTACAAATTTTGATCTGAACCATTATGATATCCAAAGCATTCTTGAAAGTTCAAAGTTACCCATTGGCAAAGGTGCTTccaaattgttgaagaaagCTTCAGTGAATGATCTTCTtcagaagaaaaagaacaatgGCAAACATCCAATTTTGCAGCTTCACATTCTTGATAGCTCAGATACCTGTAACGATCCAAATCCACTACTCCAATATTCACTGGAACAAATCCCAaaccacaacaacaacaacaacacaaataGCTCCTCCATTCTAAACCCAGAGGTTGGAAATTACTTTAATCCCTCAAATGGAAATGTTTCCAATTTTGGAATTGGGTTGCAAAATAATGGTTCTGAGATTCCTGGCAAGAATTACACTGATCATGGATTGCAGAGAGGTGTGAACCAACAGATTCAGCCAATATCAGAGACAGAGGGATTTCAATTCTATGGTAACCAGCCCCAATACCAAAACCCTAATTTTCCCCTTGTTTTTTCTGGCTATCAAAATCCTTGCTTTCAAACAAATCACCCTAGTTTCCTTCAGCTGTTAAATGGGGTCGGTGGAAATGGTTCGATGAGCAATGCTGCTAACTTAAGCGGCAATATCAATGGAGGGTCTTCAATGTCTCAAGCATACCCTTCTTCTGTGCATGATGGGTTGGCCTTCAATGTTCAAAATGGGATACAGAGAAGTGAGAATCTTCCAAACAGTGTGGTATTCAATGGAGGTTCTGGGATGATGGAGACCAATGAGAATTCTAATGCAGACAAGAGTAAAGATGTTCGAACCAATGGAGGTCAACTTGGTATAGAGAGAAGCTACAAATTGGACTCTGATATTCTTCCTAGCTGGTTGGAAATTTTCTTAAAGAACTCTGGCACTTCTGCTTCTAATGCATGA
- the LOC107432403 gene encoding AP2-like ethylene-responsive transcription factor BBM1, which yields MSFKNSSRWQLPPPIHHPASDESTAHFGNFKGAFRIKSSKYRGVQKLKGKETYVAHVYDNGYTPTEGRTRRFEKEENAARAHDMVSLKFWGTSAQTNFPISDYGMVLKTMEKMTDLDVVAAIRRCSNSFSRGKSKYRGVQARKGPGKDSFLGTFDTEEEAAIAFDIASIELKGFKAITNFDINSYNVGAIVNGQTEPPKEAEKLEVIGVSNNQEKQESSRFLSMGIGNRKKKRQMNYHHFLGKHKGMGYSRKMNMSNEKRVSISSGSQVVNHKVGVYSHLQGMTSSMESSSGFEHSNSSAFQSYKQTSRSESSIMQEAKNPSSIFQLLSSKVGIPPHNVNSPHEEQE from the exons ATGTCCTTTAAAAATTCAAGCAGATGGCAGCTTCCTCCACCAATTCATCATCCTGCTTCTGATGAAAGTACAGcacattttggaaattttaaagGAGCATTTAGGATAAAATCCTCAAAATATCGTGGTGTTCAAAA GCTGAAGGGTAAAGAAACATATGTAGCTCATGTTTATGACAATGGTTATACACCAACAGAAGGGCGAACAA GGAGATTTGAGAAGGAAGAAAATGCTGCAAGGGCTCATGACATGGTTTCTCTAAAATTTTGGGGAACCTCTGCACAAACCAATTTTCCG ATCAGTGATTATGGGATGGTACTGAAGACCATGGAAAAGATGACAGACCTCGATGTTGTTGCCGCAATTCGAAG GTGTAGTAACAGCTTCTCAAGAGGCAAATCCAAGTACCGTGGTGTG CAAGCCAGGAAGGGTCCTGGAAAAGACAGCTTCTTGGGAACTTTTG ACACAGAAGAGGAAGCGGCAATAGCTTTTGACATTGCAAGTATTGAGTTGAAGGGCTTTAAGGCTATAACAAACTTTGATATAAATAGCTACAATGTCGGCGCCATCGTTAATGGCCAAACAGAGCCACCTAAAGAAGCAGAGAAGCTGGAAGTAATTGGGGTCTCAAACAATCAGGAAAAGCAAGAAAGTTCCAGGTTTCTTAGCATGGGAATtggaaacagaaagaaaaaaaggcaaatgAATTATCATCACTTTCTAGGGAAACATAAAGGAATGGGTTACTCAAGAAAAATGAACATGTCAAACGAAAAACGGGTTAGCATTTCCTCAGGCTCACAAGTAGTCAACCACAAGGTTGGGGTTTACTCCCATCTGCAGGGAATGACATCATCAATGGAGTCCTCAAGTGGTTTTGAACACTCAAATTCCAGTGCATTTCAATCTTATAAGCAAACAAGTCGATCTGAGTCTTCTATCATGCAAGAGGCAAAAAACCCATCATCAATCTTCCAACTTTTAAGTTCCAAAGTCGGCATTCCACCACACAATGTCAACTCTCCAcatgaagaacaagaataa